A section of the Callospermophilus lateralis isolate mCalLat2 chromosome 14, mCalLat2.hap1, whole genome shotgun sequence genome encodes:
- the Cd8b gene encoding T-cell surface glycoprotein CD8 beta chain produces MQPGLWLLLAAQLAALHGGSAFQQTPGFTVALTHQVVTLSCETTTSLSQVRVFWLRQPQPPSEHSWYQFLASWHPQKGTTYGEAVANEKLTPFSNATGHFLNLTSVKPADSGVYFCMTVGTPELTFGRGTRLSVVDALPTTAQPTSKSIPKKRTCQRPKLTARKGLPCGIVTLSLLVAGILVLLVSLGVAVHLYCLQRRTRLRFIKQFYK; encoded by the exons CTCTCCACGGCGGCTCTGCCTTCCAACAGACCCCTGGGTTCACGGTGGCTCTGACCCACCAAGTGGTGACGCTGTCCTGTGAGACCACAACCTCCTTGAGCCAAGTGCGTGTCTTCTGGCTgcgacagccccagccccccagtGAGCACAGTTGGTACCAGTTCTTGGCCTCCTGGCATCCCCAAAAAGGGACGACATATGGAGAGGCAGTGGCCAACGAGAAGCTGACTCCGTTCTCAAATGCCACCGGGCACTTTCTCAACCTCACGAGCGTGAAGCCTGCGGACAGTGGCGTCTACTTCTGCATGACGGTCGGGACCCCTGAGCTGACCTTCGGGAGGGGAACTCGGCTGAGTGTGG TTGATGCTCTTCCCACCACTGCCCAGCCCACCAGTAAGTCCATCCCCAAGAAAAGAACCTGCCAGCGCCCTAAGCTGACGGCCCGGAAGG GTCTGCCCTGTGGCATTGTCACCCTCAGCCTGCTGGTGGCCGGCATCCTGGTCCTGCTGGTGTCCCTGGGCGTGGCCGTCCACCTATACT GTCTTCAGAGGAGAACCCGGCTTCGCTTCATAAAACA